The DNA region TGAAGCAATAAAAGCCATTCAGGATTTAAAGAATAAGTACGGAGGCAGCTCATTATTTGGGAATGAAAAAGATCAATCTTTTCAGGGCTCTCTTGCCGCAATATACCAAACCTTTGGCGGCATTGACCTGTATCCCAGTGTAGAGGAGAAGGCTGGCAACCTGCTCTATTTTGTAGTTAAAAACCACTCTTTTTCTGATGGTAATAAACGCATTGCAGCCTACCTGTTTGTATGGTTCCTGGAAAAAAACGGGATACTGTACCGGCCAGATGGATCAAAAAGAATTGCAGACAATGCATTGGTGGCTTTAACCTTAATGATTGCCGAAAGTAAATCAGATGATAAGGAGATCATGGTAAAGGTGATTGTGAACTTAATCAATTCAAACAACTAGAAAATTGCATATTGATCGCTACGCCAGCTCACCTACATGTTCTGTAAAGTAAATAACCTTACAAAACATGTAGGTTCGTGGAGCTGCCATATCATTTGTTGTACTTTTTGAGCCTGACTGCTAAGAAAGAGCACCTTTTTTCAGCTGCCCGGGTTTGCTATCTCAATTTACTATTTACATAAGCCGCAATGGCTTCGCTAATAAATGTCCTGAACTCTGGCCCGAAAACACCAGATTCACTGGTAAACCTCTCATCACTTAAATAAAGCTGCCCCAGCCCGTAATAAGCCTCGGCCTGTTTATCTGATGCATCATGTGTTCCCCAGAGTTTGCGGGTATTGAGGTAATGCTCATGTACCAATCCCTGTACCCGGTCACTATCAGCAGGCAGGTCTTTCAAAAGCAAGATGGCCTTTCCCAGCTCTTTTTGCCGCAATACCAATACCTGCATATCGCTTTTGCTTAAGCTTTTCAAATGTTCTTCGGCATGTATTACCACTTCTTCTCCGTAGCTGTCAATAGCCTGGTCTCTGTATTTTTTGGCCTCATCTGCTGAAAGGCCTTCGTATAGATCTTCTAGTTTTAACATGGTTTTGTTTTTTATTGAATGTATGGTGTTGTCAATTGTTTTCATTAGCGTACCTATTCTGGCCTTTCTAGCCTGCAGCATACGCTTATGCCCCTGCAGCGCTAAAATCAGATCAAAATCCGGGTCATCTAGTATCAGCAGGATCTCTTTTAACGGAAAGTCCAGTTCTTTGTAAAACAGGATCTGCTGCAGGCGTAAAAGTTCTTCTTTCCCGTAAAGCCTGTAGCGTGCATCTGTTCTTTCTGCTGGCTTAAGCAAGCCAATCTTATCGTACAGGTGCAGTGTTTTTACAGTAATTCCGGATAGTCTGGCCAGTTGTTTTACAGAATAGTATACTTGCTTTTTCATGCCAATTATTATTTATTGAGCAAAGGTAGGCTATGACCCAAGGTAAGAGTCAAGAACTATTTTCAAATAGTTTGCAATTGGAGATCTGTCAAAATTTCGGCCGGTATAATTTCAGCTTTAGACCCGAAAAATACAGGCTCAGGCTATTCCTGATTGCCAAAATGTAAACAGACGGTTTTCTTTGGTAAAAAATATAAAGCAATGAAAAGAAAACTGATATGCACAATGGTAGTAGCGATGGTAATTTCGCTCGCAGGCCATGCCCAATCTAAACTGACAGAAACGCAGAAAAAAGAAATGAAGGAAAAGTATGAAGCCTACAAAGCTCAGCTAAACCTTAGCGAAGAGCAGGCTGTCAAAATGGAGGAAATCAATACCGCTTATTTTGAAGGACTTGCCGGCCTCAGGCAATCCTCTGGCTCAAAGATGTCAAAATACCGGAAATTTAAAAGCCTGAGCAGCGAAAAGGATGAAAAGGTTAAAAAAATATTGGATGAGGAACAATATCAGCGATACAAAGCACAGCAAAAAGAGATGAAGAGTAACCTGAAATCTAAAAAACAATAGCATGAAGCCCTTATTTAAAACAATCATTGCCGGAATATGCCTGTTTATTTTTTTAGGCTGCGCAAAAAACGAGGAACCTGAAAAAATTTACCGGATAGCCGGAAAGATGACCATTGAAACCCGCAACCGTACTTATTTGCTTAACCTGCCCCCAGATTATTACAAAAATGAAAATACAGTGCCGCTGGTCATCGCATTGCACGGCGCCGGGGGCAGTGCCGCTCAATTTGAACAGCACTACAACTTTACCGAACAAACCAACCGCAGCGGGTTCGCGGTAGTTTATCCCGAAGGTGTACGAAGCGATGGGGTATTAAAACTCAGAACATGGAATGCTGGTACCTGCTGCCACTATGCCTACGAACAAAATGTCGACGATGTGATGTACATCAGCAAGCTTATCAACCATTTGGTCAGTACCTATAAAATCAATAGTAAAAAAGTATATGTTACAGGGATGTCCAATGGCGGTATGATGGCTTATAGGCTGGCTGCTGAAATACCTGATAAAATAGCCGCAGTGGCACCGGTAAGTGCCAGCATGGTTTTGCCTGGGCCCATTCATCCTTCGCGTCCCGTACCAATTATGCACATCCATTCAATAAAAGATACCATTGTGCCCTATGCAGGGGGTGTAGGAATAGGCGGTTACACTTTCCCACCTGTAGATTCTGTCCTGAAGATCTGGGCAGCGAAAAACGGGTGCACAGCAAATCCGCAGGTCATTGTTAACGATCAGAAGTATAGACTAACAGCCTGGAAAGACTGCAGCAATGCCACCACTATACGTTGTTACCTGACCATGGATGGTGGGCATTCCTGGCCAGGCGGAAAGAAAAGCAACCCGCGCGGAGATGAACCATCAACTGCAATTAATGCTACTGAGCTCATTTGCAATTTTTTTCAGGGCTACAGCCTGCCCTGAAAAATTTTGTTCAAAATTGAAAATTCGTATATTATCTGAAGCATGAAATCAAACAGCATATATCAGGTCCCTTCAAAAACGAAACTGATAGTTTTAACGGCCCTGGCAATAACTATTTTGTTCTCACTGCCAAGGCTGGCGGTTTTCCGTCACATGAAGTACAGCTTGAACATCGATTTCAGATTTTACGAATTCGCCGCCAGGTCCCTGTATTCCTATATCATTGCCATCGCTTTTTTAGCGCTGAATTTACGCAGCCGGAAACTGATATGGGGCCCGGTTAATTATAACCCAGCTAACATATACCAGAAAGTAATTTACAATATCGTGTTATTGGCCTTCTTTTATGTAGTGCTGATCCCTTTACACCTGGCACTTTTTGAACCTTACCTGCGCGAACGGCTTTTCAGGTTTTTCTTTAATCTGCATCTCTTTTTAGAGTTCTTGTTAACCCTGCTCATTTCGCACATTTACAAGCTGGTGTTTTACAACCAGCAGATCAAACTTGCAAACGAGGCATTGTTAAAAGCAAATGCAGAGACCAGATATGAGGTGCTGATGAACCAGGTAAACCCACATTTTCTGTTTAACTCTTTTAATACCATTAATGCTTTGATCAACAGCAATAAAGAAGAAGCGGTTGATTTTGTAAACAACCTCTCCGACGTTTACCGATACGTACTGGAAAGCAGCAAAAAAAATTTAGTTACAGTTGCTCAGGAAATCGGGTTTGTACATATTTACGTTAAAATGTTAAAAGCCAGGTATGGAAATAAATTACAGGTTGATTTTGCAATAAGGGATTATGCTTTGGATTTGTTTGTTCCTCCGTTGGCCATCCAGGTCCTTATCGAAAATGCAGCGAAACATAACATCATTTCCACAAAATCACCACTCACAATTTCTGTTTTTATGACCGATGAGACAACATTGACCGTGGCCAATCCCATCCAGGAGAAATTAATGCGCCAGCCATCTACCGGTATCGGACTTTCCAATCTGGATGAGCGTTACAGCCATTTATCGGATAGGCCCATTGTTATCTGCAAAAAGGACAACCAGTTTATGGTTACCATTCCTTTGTTAAAAAATATTGAATAAGATGGAGATACTGATCATTGAAGATGAAGAAAATGCCGCATCACAACTATCAGGGATGCTGCTTGAATACTATCCGGCCGTAAGCTTTGCCCCGGTAATTGACAACATCACCGATGCGAAAGCCTACCTGTCATCCAAACCTGATATTGACCTCATTTTCCTGGACATCAATCTTTCCGACGGAATTTCTTTCGAAATATTCAAAGATGTTAAAATAGACATCCCGGTTATATTTACCACAGCCTACGATCAATATGCGGTACAGGCTTTTGAGCTAAACAGCATTGACTACCTTTTGAAACCGATCCGTAAAGAGAAGCTGATCTCCGCGCTGGAAAAATTCAGCCGGTTAAGCAACAGACAGCCAAACCTTGCTAACGCTATGGCTATTGAAAAAATAGCTGCGCTTTTGCAGTCTAAAATGTCCTATAAACAGAATTTCTTAATCCCGTTTAATAACCGTCTTGTTCCTTTAAACGTAAACGATATCTCCTGGTTTGAGTTGTGTAATGGTTTGGTAAAGGCAGTTACCTCAAATCACACCACTCATATTCTGGAAGAGAAAAGTCTGGATGAACTGGCAGAGCTGCTTGATCCCAAAATGTTCTACAGAGCAAACAGGCAATATCTCATCAGCCGCAAAGCAATTAAAGATGTACATTATTATTTCAA from Pedobacter africanus includes:
- a CDS encoding MerR family transcriptional regulator, whose translation is MKKQVYYSVKQLARLSGITVKTLHLYDKIGLLKPAERTDARYRLYGKEELLRLQQILFYKELDFPLKEILLILDDPDFDLILALQGHKRMLQARKARIGTLMKTIDNTIHSIKNKTMLKLEDLYEGLSADEAKKYRDQAIDSYGEEVVIHAEEHLKSLSKSDMQVLVLRQKELGKAILLLKDLPADSDRVQGLVHEHYLNTRKLWGTHDASDKQAEAYYGLGQLYLSDERFTSESGVFGPEFRTFISEAIAAYVNSKLR
- a CDS encoding alpha/beta hydrolase family esterase, whose product is MKPLFKTIIAGICLFIFLGCAKNEEPEKIYRIAGKMTIETRNRTYLLNLPPDYYKNENTVPLVIALHGAGGSAAQFEQHYNFTEQTNRSGFAVVYPEGVRSDGVLKLRTWNAGTCCHYAYEQNVDDVMYISKLINHLVSTYKINSKKVYVTGMSNGGMMAYRLAAEIPDKIAAVAPVSASMVLPGPIHPSRPVPIMHIHSIKDTIVPYAGGVGIGGYTFPPVDSVLKIWAAKNGCTANPQVIVNDQKYRLTAWKDCSNATTIRCYLTMDGGHSWPGGKKSNPRGDEPSTAINATELICNFFQGYSLP
- a CDS encoding sensor histidine kinase — translated: MKSNSIYQVPSKTKLIVLTALAITILFSLPRLAVFRHMKYSLNIDFRFYEFAARSLYSYIIAIAFLALNLRSRKLIWGPVNYNPANIYQKVIYNIVLLAFFYVVLIPLHLALFEPYLRERLFRFFFNLHLFLEFLLTLLISHIYKLVFYNQQIKLANEALLKANAETRYEVLMNQVNPHFLFNSFNTINALINSNKEEAVDFVNNLSDVYRYVLESSKKNLVTVAQEIGFVHIYVKMLKARYGNKLQVDFAIRDYALDLFVPPLAIQVLIENAAKHNIISTKSPLTISVFMTDETTLTVANPIQEKLMRQPSTGIGLSNLDERYSHLSDRPIVICKKDNQFMVTIPLLKNIE
- a CDS encoding LytR/AlgR family response regulator transcription factor — its product is MEILIIEDEENAASQLSGMLLEYYPAVSFAPVIDNITDAKAYLSSKPDIDLIFLDINLSDGISFEIFKDVKIDIPVIFTTAYDQYAVQAFELNSIDYLLKPIRKEKLISALEKFSRLSNRQPNLANAMAIEKIAALLQSKMSYKQNFLIPFNNRLVPLNVNDISWFELCNGLVKAVTSNHTTHILEEKSLDELAELLDPKMFYRANRQYLISRKAIKDVHYYFNGRLQVNIVPEPEEKVVVSKVKAVQFKNWLKI